In Rhodothermales bacterium, a single window of DNA contains:
- a CDS encoding ABC transporter ATP-binding protein codes for MKSLTVLDSVSFDLTAGDTCAIVGPSGSGKTTLLGLAAGLDAPTRGTVRLCGNPLVEMGEDERARVRNEHVGFVFQSFRLLPTLSALENVMVPAELRGRRHVRDEAAALLSSVGLGDRLDHYPAQLSGGEQQRVALARAFINRPDILFADEPTGNLDAETGEQVENLLFSLNETAGTTLILVTHDAELASRTGRVIRLKGGKVIEDTALVGA; via the coding sequence ATGAAGTCATTGACTGTACTCGATTCAGTCTCCTTTGATCTCACTGCCGGAGACACATGTGCCATCGTTGGTCCATCAGGCAGCGGCAAGACAACCCTTTTGGGCCTTGCGGCCGGATTGGACGCGCCGACGCGTGGAACGGTCCGGTTGTGCGGAAATCCGCTCGTCGAGATGGGTGAGGACGAACGGGCCCGCGTCCGGAATGAACACGTCGGCTTCGTCTTCCAGTCCTTCCGACTGTTGCCTACGCTGTCCGCCTTGGAGAACGTGATGGTACCCGCCGAACTCCGCGGGCGCCGCCATGTCCGAGACGAGGCTGCCGCATTGCTGTCGAGTGTCGGATTGGGGGATCGCCTGGATCATTATCCTGCCCAATTGTCGGGAGGGGAGCAGCAGCGTGTTGCCTTGGCGCGGGCATTCATCAATCGGCCGGATATCCTGTTCGCGGATGAACCCACGGGAAATCTGGATGCCGAGACGGGAGAGCAGGTGGAAAATCTATTGTTTTCACTGAACGAAACCGCCGGTACGACACTCATCCTCGTTACGCACGATGCCGAGCTGGCATCCCGGACCGGTCGGGTCATCCGTCTCAAGGGGGGTAAAGTCATCGAAGACACCGCCCTGGTGGGGGCCTGA